A section of the Streptomyces sp. NBC_01591 genome encodes:
- a CDS encoding DJ-1/PfpI family protein, with product MQIAIVLFDRFTALDAVGPHEMLARTPGAETVFVAERTGPVRNDTDSLTLVADKTFADVPAPDVVVVPGGPGQRDQMENEALLGWLRTADATSTWTTSVCTGSLLLAAAGLLTGRRATSHWLLLDVLAELGAEPTGERVVIDGKYVTAAGVSSGIDMGLTLAGRIAGDEHALAVQLLTEYDPQPPYDAGSPEKAPAAMVEKFRAQRHYLLQ from the coding sequence ATGCAGATCGCCATCGTCCTCTTCGACCGCTTCACCGCACTCGACGCGGTGGGCCCGCACGAAATGCTCGCCCGCACCCCCGGCGCCGAGACCGTGTTCGTCGCCGAACGGACCGGCCCCGTGCGCAACGACACCGACAGCCTCACGCTCGTCGCCGACAAGACCTTCGCCGATGTGCCGGCGCCGGACGTGGTGGTCGTGCCCGGCGGCCCCGGCCAGCGCGACCAGATGGAGAACGAGGCGCTGCTCGGCTGGCTGCGCACCGCCGACGCCACCAGCACCTGGACCACCTCCGTCTGCACCGGCTCGCTGCTGCTCGCCGCGGCCGGACTGCTGACGGGCCGGCGGGCCACGTCGCACTGGCTCCTGCTGGACGTCCTGGCGGAGCTCGGCGCCGAGCCGACCGGCGAGCGCGTCGTCATCGACGGCAAGTACGTCACCGCGGCGGGCGTCTCCTCCGGCATCGACATGGGGCTCACCCTGGCGGGCCGGATCGCGGGCGACGAGCACGCCCTGGCCGTACAGCTGCTGACCGAGTACGACCCGCAGCCGCCGTACGACGCGGGCTCGCCGGAGAAGGCCCCGGCGGCCATGGTGGAGAAGTTCCGTGCCCAGCGCCACTACCTCCTCCAGTAG
- a CDS encoding enoyl-CoA hydratase/isomerase family protein, with the protein MDRTEPGLEHAVADGVATVVISNPAKRNAMTAAMWSALPGLLKRLAADPAVRVLVLTGAGDTFCAGADISSLRDPADDPQALAVAAEEALAAFPRPTLAVIRGYCVGGGSQLAAACDLRFTEEGASFGVTPAKLGIVYAASSTRRLVALTGPATAKHLLFSGELIDTARALRTGLVDEVLPAGELEKRVDAYVRTLASRSQLTQAAAKEFAAGRADRDAYWAEQARRSGDTAEGVAAFLERRAPRFTWTTGA; encoded by the coding sequence ATGGACCGTACGGAACCCGGGCTGGAGCACGCCGTCGCGGACGGCGTCGCCACCGTCGTGATCAGCAACCCCGCCAAACGCAATGCGATGACGGCCGCGATGTGGAGCGCGCTGCCCGGTCTGCTGAAGCGGCTGGCGGCCGACCCCGCGGTCCGGGTGCTGGTGCTGACGGGCGCCGGGGACACCTTCTGTGCCGGAGCGGACATCTCCTCGCTCCGGGACCCGGCGGACGATCCGCAGGCACTCGCCGTGGCGGCCGAGGAGGCGCTGGCCGCGTTTCCCAGGCCGACGCTCGCGGTGATCCGGGGTTACTGCGTGGGCGGTGGCAGCCAACTGGCGGCCGCCTGCGATCTGCGGTTCACAGAGGAGGGCGCGTCCTTCGGTGTCACGCCGGCCAAGCTCGGCATCGTGTACGCCGCGTCGTCGACCCGGCGGCTGGTGGCGCTGACCGGCCCGGCCACGGCGAAGCATCTGCTGTTCTCCGGCGAGCTGATCGACACCGCGCGGGCGCTGCGTACCGGTCTGGTCGACGAGGTGCTGCCGGCCGGCGAGCTGGAGAAGCGGGTCGACGCGTACGTGCGGACCCTGGCCTCCCGCTCGCAGCTGACGCAGGCGGCGGCGAAGGAGTTCGCCGCCGGGCGCGCGGACCGGGACGCGTACTGGGCGGAGCAGGCACGCCGCAGCGGCGACACCGCCGAGGGTGTCGCCGCCTTTCTGGAGCGGCGCGCGCCGCGGTTCACCTGGACGACCGGGGCCTGA
- the idi gene encoding isopentenyl-diphosphate Delta-isomerase, producing the protein MPTTPATAAHSSSNGTAEVIMLELVDEDGTTIGTAEKLAAHQPPGQLHRAFSVFLFDEQGRLLLQRRALGKYHSPGVWSNTCCGHPYPGEAPFAAAARRTHEELGISPSLLAEAGTVRYNHPDPASGLVEQEFNHLFVGMAQDRLDPDPEEVGETAFVTADELAERHARSPFSAWFMTVLDAARPAIRELTGPSAGW; encoded by the coding sequence ATGCCGACCACACCAGCCACCGCGGCGCACAGCTCGTCGAACGGCACAGCAGAAGTGATCATGCTCGAACTGGTCGACGAGGACGGCACCACCATCGGTACGGCGGAGAAGCTCGCCGCCCATCAGCCGCCCGGTCAACTGCACCGCGCCTTCTCGGTCTTCCTCTTCGACGAGCAGGGCAGGCTGCTGCTCCAGCGTCGTGCGCTCGGCAAGTACCACTCCCCCGGTGTCTGGTCGAACACCTGCTGCGGTCACCCCTACCCCGGTGAGGCGCCCTTCGCCGCCGCCGCCCGGCGGACCCACGAGGAGCTGGGGATCTCGCCCTCCCTGCTGGCCGAGGCGGGCACGGTCCGCTACAACCACCCCGACCCGGCCTCCGGTCTGGTGGAGCAAGAGTTCAACCATCTCTTCGTGGGAATGGCACAGGACCGGCTGGACCCGGACCCGGAGGAGGTCGGCGAGACCGCGTTCGTGACGGCCGACGAGCTCGCCGAGCGGCACGCCCGATCGCCGTTCTCGGCCTGGTTCATGACGGTGCTGGACGCCGCGCGCCCGGCGATCAGGGAGCTGACCGGACCGTCCGCGGGCTGGTGA
- a CDS encoding bifunctional class I SAM-dependent methyltransferase/N-acetyltransferase: MTDNDRAVRTEAFFSLHHGLPRQSPGSDATTRRLLELTGPSPRRPRVLDLGCGPGRAALLLAAEAGAEVTAVDLHQPFLDELREAADARGLGDRVRTVRADISELSGPDFPDGSFDLVWAEGSAYIIGFDTALRGWKRLLAPGGSLVVSECVWTTDAPTAEARAFWEQETSMRPVAGNTAAAVAAGYHVLGALVQPDSDWDEYYVPLAEHVEAADASTPGMEWALAATREELAMRRDHGTEYGYAGYVLRPVDPRWTTRPETAADAAAVHTVNAAAFPTPDEAALVDALRADPSAWLPGLGQVATDGPDGDIAAYALLTRCRVGDAPALALAPVATVPEHQRRGAGHAVVRAVLDAARLRGESLVLVLGHPEYYPRFGFVPASRYGIRPGFGVPDEAMMALVLDDSAPVPQGTIHYPAAFGV, encoded by the coding sequence TTGACCGACAACGACCGCGCCGTCCGTACCGAGGCGTTCTTCTCCCTGCATCACGGCCTGCCCCGGCAGAGCCCCGGCTCCGATGCCACCACCCGACGGCTGCTGGAGCTCACCGGCCCGTCGCCGCGCCGTCCGCGCGTCCTGGATCTGGGCTGCGGGCCCGGCCGCGCCGCGCTGCTCCTCGCCGCGGAGGCGGGTGCCGAGGTGACCGCCGTCGACCTCCACCAGCCGTTCCTCGACGAACTGCGCGAGGCGGCCGACGCCCGCGGGCTCGGCGACCGCGTCCGTACGGTCCGGGCCGACATCTCCGAGCTGTCCGGCCCCGACTTCCCCGACGGGTCGTTCGACCTCGTCTGGGCCGAGGGGTCGGCGTACATCATCGGTTTCGACACCGCACTGCGTGGCTGGAAGCGGCTGCTCGCCCCGGGCGGCTCCCTGGTCGTCAGCGAGTGCGTCTGGACGACGGACGCGCCGACGGCCGAGGCGCGCGCCTTCTGGGAGCAGGAGACGTCGATGCGCCCCGTGGCGGGCAACACCGCGGCGGCCGTGGCGGCCGGCTACCACGTCCTCGGGGCGCTGGTGCAGCCCGACAGCGACTGGGACGAGTACTACGTCCCGCTCGCCGAGCACGTCGAGGCCGCCGACGCATCGACTCCCGGTATGGAGTGGGCGCTCGCGGCGACCCGCGAGGAGCTGGCCATGCGGCGCGACCACGGCACGGAGTACGGCTACGCCGGCTATGTGCTGCGCCCCGTCGACCCCCGCTGGACGACCCGGCCGGAGACGGCGGCGGACGCGGCGGCCGTGCACACGGTCAACGCCGCCGCGTTCCCGACGCCGGACGAGGCCGCTCTCGTCGACGCGCTGCGCGCCGATCCGTCGGCCTGGCTGCCCGGCCTCGGCCAGGTCGCGACGGACGGCCCGGACGGGGACATCGCGGCGTACGCCCTGCTGACCCGGTGCCGGGTCGGGGACGCGCCGGCTCTCGCGCTGGCCCCGGTGGCCACGGTCCCGGAGCACCAGCGCCGGGGTGCGGGGCATGCCGTGGTGCGGGCGGTGCTCGACGCGGCCAGGCTGCGCGGCGAGTCACTCGTCCTGGTGCTCGGTCATCCCGAGTACTACCCGAGGTTCGGTTTCGTACCGGCGTCGCGTTACGGGATCCGGCCGGGCTTCGGCGTCCCGGACGAGGCCATGATGGCCCTGGTGCTCGACGACTCCGCGCCGGTGCCGCAGGGCACGATCCACTACCCGGCTGCCTTCGGCGTCTGA
- a CDS encoding DUF5941 domain-containing protein yields MRSLGFDVQVAADVTEAARLLSAVPADRRVALVDPRFVGHVHALRLGLTDPRFPAATVPGALTAQPEARPALVRALDTTAEAVGAGIPTGTSAAPVTDRTVPGRLAVTMDAGGTAVQRPELGSLVAAVPVDEPARAAAESALAAVDDESVRLRSAVKAHDGFFTTFFISPYSRYIARWCARRGLTPNQVTTASLLTALIAAGSAATGTRGGYIAAGLLLLFSFVLDCTDGQLARYSLQYSTMGAWLDATFDRAKEYAYYAGLALGAARGGDDVWALALGAMVLQACRHVIDFSFNEANHDAVANSSPTAALSDRLDSVGWTVWVRRMIVLPIGERWAMIAVLTAVTTPRIVFYALLIGCAFAACYTTAGRLLRSLTRKAERTDRAARALADLADSGPLAQFVAARGPRIRGAFSAPVIALVGAGALIAAALQQPFGSKQMIFAAVFYAICSGVAVARPLKGALDWLVPPVFRAAEYCTVLALAARSDVPGALPAAFGLVSAVAYHHYDTVYRIRGGTGAPPQWLVRTIGGHEGRTLVVAVLAAVFTQHSAFTVALTALAAAVALVVLVESIRFWVSSGAPAVHDEGEPA; encoded by the coding sequence CTGCGGTCACTGGGCTTCGACGTACAGGTCGCCGCCGATGTGACCGAGGCCGCACGGCTGCTCTCGGCCGTCCCCGCCGATCGCCGCGTCGCACTGGTCGACCCCCGTTTCGTCGGCCATGTCCATGCCCTCAGGCTCGGACTGACCGACCCGCGCTTCCCCGCCGCCACCGTGCCCGGCGCGCTCACCGCGCAACCGGAGGCGCGCCCCGCGCTCGTCCGGGCCCTGGACACCACGGCCGAGGCCGTCGGCGCGGGCATACCCACGGGCACGTCCGCCGCACCGGTCACCGACCGCACCGTGCCGGGCCGCCTCGCCGTCACCATGGACGCCGGGGGCACCGCCGTGCAGCGCCCCGAGCTGGGCTCGCTGGTCGCCGCCGTGCCGGTCGACGAGCCCGCGCGCGCCGCGGCGGAGAGTGCCCTCGCCGCCGTCGACGACGAGTCGGTACGGCTGCGCAGCGCCGTGAAGGCCCACGACGGCTTCTTCACCACGTTCTTCATCAGCCCGTACTCCCGCTACATCGCCCGCTGGTGCGCCCGCCGCGGCCTCACGCCGAACCAGGTCACCACCGCGTCCCTGCTGACCGCGCTGATCGCGGCCGGCAGCGCGGCGACCGGCACCCGCGGCGGCTACATCGCGGCCGGGCTGCTGCTGCTGTTCTCCTTCGTCCTGGACTGCACCGACGGGCAGCTCGCCCGCTACTCGCTGCAGTACTCGACGATGGGAGCCTGGCTGGACGCGACCTTCGACCGGGCCAAGGAGTACGCGTACTACGCGGGCCTCGCGCTCGGCGCCGCCCGCGGCGGTGACGACGTATGGGCGCTCGCCCTCGGCGCGATGGTGCTCCAGGCCTGCCGGCACGTCATCGACTTCTCGTTCAACGAGGCCAACCACGACGCGGTGGCCAATTCGAGCCCCACGGCAGCACTCTCCGACCGGCTCGACAGCGTCGGCTGGACCGTCTGGGTGCGCCGGATGATCGTGCTGCCGATCGGTGAGCGCTGGGCGATGATCGCGGTGCTGACCGCGGTGACCACACCCCGCATCGTCTTCTACGCCTTGCTCATCGGCTGCGCCTTCGCCGCCTGCTACACCACCGCGGGACGGCTGCTGCGCTCACTGACCCGCAAGGCCGAGCGCACCGACCGCGCCGCCCGGGCCCTCGCCGACCTGGCCGACTCCGGACCCCTCGCCCAGTTCGTCGCGGCACGGGGCCCCCGCATCCGAGGCGCCTTCAGCGCCCCGGTGATCGCGCTCGTCGGCGCCGGGGCGCTGATCGCCGCCGCGCTGCAGCAGCCCTTCGGCAGCAAGCAGATGATCTTCGCCGCGGTCTTCTACGCGATCTGCTCCGGCGTGGCGGTGGCCCGCCCCCTCAAGGGCGCCCTCGACTGGCTCGTGCCCCCGGTGTTCAGGGCCGCGGAGTACTGCACCGTCCTCGCTCTTGCCGCCCGCAGCGATGTCCCGGGAGCCCTTCCCGCGGCCTTCGGGCTGGTCTCGGCCGTCGCCTACCATCACTACGACACGGTGTACCGCATTCGCGGCGGCACCGGCGCGCCGCCCCAGTGGCTGGTGCGCACGATCGGTGGGCACGAGGGCCGCACCCTGGTGGTGGCCGTACTCGCCGCCGTATTCACGCAGCATTCGGCTTTCACCGTGGCACTCACCGCTCTCGCGGCGGCGGTGGCACTGGTGGTGCTCGTGGAGTCCATCCGCTTCTGGGTGTCCTCCGGAGCACCCGCCGTTCACGACGAAGGAGAACCCGCATGA
- a CDS encoding glycosyltransferase family 2 protein, with amino-acid sequence MKLGAVIITMGNRPEELRALLDSVAGQDGDRIEAVVVGNGAPVPDVPAGVRTVELPENLGIPGGRNVGIEAFGPSGADVDALLFLDDDGLLPLKDTAELCRQAFEADPGLGIISFRIADPDTGVTQRRHVPRLRASDPMRSSRVTTFLGGANAVRTKVIAEVGPLPGQFFYAHEETDLAWRALDAGWMIDYRADMVLNHPTTAPSRHAVYHRMVARNRVWLARRNLPAPLVPVYLGVWLLLTLLRKPSGPALKAWFGGFREGWSTPCGTRRPMKWRTVWRLTRLGRPPVI; translated from the coding sequence ATGAAACTCGGCGCGGTCATCATCACGATGGGCAACCGCCCCGAAGAGCTCCGTGCTCTCCTCGATTCGGTCGCCGGACAGGACGGCGACCGGATCGAGGCGGTGGTCGTCGGCAACGGTGCCCCCGTGCCGGACGTCCCCGCAGGCGTGCGGACGGTCGAGCTGCCCGAGAACCTGGGCATTCCCGGCGGCCGTAACGTCGGGATCGAGGCCTTCGGCCCGTCCGGCGCCGACGTGGACGCCCTGCTCTTCCTCGACGACGACGGACTGCTGCCGCTCAAGGACACCGCCGAGCTGTGCCGGCAGGCCTTCGAGGCCGATCCCGGGCTGGGCATCATCAGCTTCCGCATCGCCGACCCGGACACCGGTGTCACGCAGCGCCGCCACGTGCCGCGGCTGCGGGCCTCCGACCCGATGCGCTCCTCCCGCGTGACGACCTTCCTCGGCGGCGCCAACGCCGTACGCACCAAGGTCATCGCCGAGGTCGGGCCGCTGCCCGGCCAGTTCTTCTACGCGCATGAGGAGACCGATCTCGCCTGGCGGGCACTGGACGCCGGCTGGATGATCGACTATCGCGCGGACATGGTCCTCAACCACCCGACGACCGCCCCCTCGCGGCACGCGGTGTACCACCGCATGGTGGCCCGCAACCGGGTCTGGCTGGCCCGTCGCAATCTGCCCGCGCCGCTGGTCCCCGTCTACCTCGGGGTGTGGCTGCTGCTGACCTTGCTCCGCAAGCCCTCGGGCCCGGCGCTGAAGGCGTGGTTCGGCGGCTTCCGGGAAGGCTGGTCCACGCCGTGCGGAACCCGCCGTCCGATGAAGTGGCGCACGGTATGGCGGCTGACCAGACTCGGCCGACCTCCCGTGATCTGA
- a CDS encoding iron-containing alcohol dehydrogenase family protein, translated as MPVLTRLIPSPVVVDIRRGALDDLAGLLADQRISASGKLAVAISDGSGRALRERLTPALPGAHWYPVADGTLDSAVKLADEIKGNRYDAVVGLGGGKIVDVAKYAAARVGLPMVAVATNLAHDGLCSPVATLDNDNGRGSYGVPTPIAVVIDLDIVRQAPARFVRSGIGDAVSNISCVADWELAHEVKGEEIDGLAAAMARQAGEAVLRHPGGIGDDAFLKVLAEGLVLTGISMSVAGDSRPASGACHEINHAFDLLYPKRAASHGEQVGLGACFAMHLRGAREESLLMAVTLRRHGLPVVPEEIGFTADEFVQAVDYAPQTRPGRFTILEHLNLSTDQIRDAYADYAKAIHS; from the coding sequence GTGCCAGTACTGACCCGGCTCATTCCGTCCCCGGTCGTCGTCGACATCCGTCGCGGCGCCCTGGACGATCTGGCCGGCCTCCTCGCCGACCAGCGGATCTCCGCCTCCGGCAAGCTCGCCGTCGCGATCAGCGACGGCTCGGGGCGCGCGCTGCGCGAGCGGCTGACCCCCGCGCTGCCCGGCGCCCACTGGTACCCCGTGGCTGACGGCACCCTCGACTCGGCGGTCAAGCTGGCCGACGAGATCAAGGGCAACCGGTACGACGCCGTGGTCGGCCTCGGCGGCGGCAAGATCGTCGACGTGGCGAAGTACGCGGCGGCGCGGGTCGGGCTGCCCATGGTCGCGGTGGCGACGAACCTCGCCCACGACGGCCTCTGCTCACCGGTCGCGACGCTCGACAACGACAACGGCCGGGGCTCCTACGGAGTCCCCACCCCGATCGCCGTGGTCATCGACCTCGACATCGTCCGCCAGGCACCGGCCCGCTTCGTGCGCTCCGGCATCGGCGACGCGGTCTCCAACATCTCCTGCGTGGCCGACTGGGAGCTCGCGCACGAGGTCAAGGGCGAGGAGATCGACGGACTCGCCGCGGCCATGGCCCGGCAGGCGGGCGAGGCGGTGCTGCGCCACCCCGGCGGGATCGGCGACGACGCCTTCCTCAAGGTGCTGGCCGAGGGCCTCGTACTGACCGGTATCTCGATGTCCGTCGCCGGGGACTCCCGGCCGGCCTCGGGCGCCTGCCACGAGATCAACCACGCCTTCGACCTGCTGTACCCCAAGCGCGCGGCCAGCCACGGCGAGCAGGTCGGCCTCGGCGCCTGCTTCGCCATGCACCTGCGCGGCGCCCGCGAGGAGTCGCTGCTCATGGCGGTCACCCTGCGCCGCCACGGCCTGCCGGTCGTGCCCGAAGAGATCGGTTTCACCGCCGACGAGTTCGTCCAGGCCGTCGACTACGCCCCGCAGACCCGCCCGGGGCGCTTCACCATCCTGGAACACCTCAACCTGTCCACCGACCAGATCAGGGACGCGTACGCCGACTATGCAAAAGCCATCCATAGCTGA
- a CDS encoding phosphocholine cytidylyltransferase family protein produces the protein MIGLVLAAGAGRRLRPYTDTLPKALVPVDGEKTVLDLTLANFAEIGLTEVAVVVGYRKEAVYDRKAELEAKYGVTLTLIDNDKAEEWNNAYSLWCAREVLKRGVILANGDTVHPVSVEKTLLAARGDGQRIILALDTVKHLADEEMKVITEDGKGVRRITKLMDPATATGEYIGVTLIEPEAAEELADALKATFERDPDLYYEDGYQELVNRGFTVDVAPIGEVTWVEIDNHDDLAKGREIACQY, from the coding sequence ATGATCGGCCTCGTACTGGCAGCCGGTGCAGGACGGCGTCTGCGCCCCTACACCGACACGCTTCCGAAGGCGCTCGTGCCTGTCGACGGCGAGAAGACGGTGCTGGACCTCACGCTGGCCAACTTCGCGGAGATCGGCCTCACCGAGGTCGCCGTCGTCGTCGGCTACCGCAAGGAAGCCGTGTACGACCGCAAGGCCGAGCTCGAGGCCAAGTACGGCGTGACCCTCACCCTGATCGACAACGACAAGGCCGAGGAGTGGAACAACGCCTACTCCCTGTGGTGCGCCCGCGAGGTACTCAAGCGCGGCGTCATCCTGGCCAACGGCGACACCGTCCACCCGGTCTCCGTCGAGAAGACCCTGCTCGCCGCCCGCGGCGACGGGCAGAGGATCATCCTCGCCCTCGACACGGTGAAGCACCTCGCCGACGAGGAGATGAAGGTCATCACCGAGGACGGCAAGGGTGTGCGGCGCATCACCAAGCTGATGGACCCGGCCACCGCGACCGGTGAGTACATCGGCGTCACCCTCATCGAGCCCGAGGCCGCCGAGGAGCTCGCCGACGCCCTGAAGGCGACCTTCGAGCGCGACCCCGACCTCTACTACGAGGACGGCTACCAGGAGCTCGTGAACCGCGGCTTCACCGTCGACGTGGCCCCCATAGGCGAAGTGACGTGGGTGGAGATCGACAACCACGACGACCTCGCGAAGGGCCGTGAGATCGCGTGCCAGTACTGA
- a CDS encoding cation diffusion facilitator family transporter, translating into MGAGHDHGHTHGGPPPTGTAAAAYKGRLRIALCITLTVMVVEIVGGVLADSLALIADAAHMATDALGLGMALLAIHFANRPAGLNRTFGYARAEILAALANCLLLLGVGGFLLFEAVERFITPAETRGGLTIAFALVGMVANMVSLSLLMRGQKDSLNVRGAYLEVLADTLGSFAVLISAGIILATGWQAADPIASLVIGLMIVPRTVKLLRETLNVLLESAPKGVDMGEVRAHITALPGVLDVHDLHAWTITSGMPVLSAHVVVRQDMLDSIGHEKLLHELQGCLGVHFDVEHCTFQLEPSGHAEHEARLCH; encoded by the coding sequence ATGGGGGCAGGGCACGACCACGGGCACACACACGGCGGGCCGCCGCCCACCGGCACGGCAGCCGCCGCGTACAAGGGACGGTTGCGGATCGCGCTCTGCATCACACTCACCGTGATGGTCGTGGAGATCGTCGGCGGTGTGCTCGCCGACTCGCTGGCGCTGATCGCCGACGCGGCCCACATGGCGACCGACGCCCTCGGCCTGGGCATGGCGCTGCTGGCGATCCACTTCGCCAACCGGCCGGCCGGACTGAACCGCACCTTCGGCTACGCCCGCGCCGAGATCCTCGCCGCGCTGGCCAACTGTCTGCTGCTGCTCGGCGTGGGCGGCTTCCTGCTCTTCGAGGCCGTCGAGCGCTTCATCACCCCGGCCGAGACCAGGGGCGGGCTGACGATCGCCTTCGCCCTGGTCGGCATGGTCGCCAACATGGTGTCGCTGTCGCTGCTGATGCGCGGACAGAAGGACAGCCTCAATGTCCGCGGCGCCTATCTGGAGGTGCTCGCGGACACGCTCGGTTCGTTCGCGGTGCTGATCTCGGCGGGGATCATCCTGGCCACCGGCTGGCAGGCCGCCGACCCGATCGCCTCGCTGGTGATCGGCCTGATGATCGTCCCCCGTACCGTGAAGCTGCTCAGGGAGACGCTCAATGTGCTGCTGGAGTCGGCGCCCAAGGGGGTCGACATGGGCGAGGTACGGGCCCACATCACCGCCCTGCCCGGGGTGCTGGACGTCCACGACCTGCACGCCTGGACGATCACCTCGGGGATGCCGGTGCTCTCGGCCCATGTGGTGGTGCGCCAGGACATGCTCGACTCGATCGGGCACGAGAAGCTCCTCCATGAGCTGCAGGGCTGCCTCGGCGTCCACTTCGACGTGGAGCACTGCACCTTCCAGCTGGAGCCGAGCGGCCATGCCGAGCACGAGGCCAGGCTCTGCCACTGA
- a CDS encoding ATP-binding protein, whose amino-acid sequence MESRGSVPARPVSYEGVWRFTAPAVDVSVPQARHAVRDLLKRQGVPIDDDVAEGLLLIVSELVTNAVKHAALLSPELAVEVAVGEEWIRVSVEDNHPYRPTALETDYAQTGGRGLLLVREITREAGGACDVEHTAGGGKIIWAALPLSPRL is encoded by the coding sequence ATGGAGAGCCGCGGGAGTGTCCCCGCCCGGCCCGTGTCGTACGAGGGAGTCTGGCGGTTCACCGCCCCGGCCGTGGACGTCTCCGTACCGCAGGCCCGGCACGCGGTACGCGATCTGCTGAAACGCCAGGGCGTGCCGATCGACGACGACGTCGCCGAGGGTCTGCTGCTCATCGTCTCCGAGCTGGTCACCAACGCGGTGAAGCATGCCGCGCTGCTCTCGCCGGAGCTCGCGGTCGAGGTGGCCGTCGGCGAGGAATGGATCAGGGTGTCCGTCGAGGACAACCATCCCTACCGTCCGACGGCCCTGGAGACGGACTACGCGCAGACCGGCGGGCGCGGTCTGCTGCTGGTCCGGGAGATCACCCGGGAAGCCGGCGGGGCCTGCGATGTGGAGCACACCGCAGGCGGCGGAAAGATCATCTGGGCGGCGCTGCCGCTGAGTCCGCGGCTCTGA
- a CDS encoding HdeD family acid-resistance protein translates to MADPATESRRLSRSFGWLALLGTLLVVAGLVGLVYTGVATLTSMLLFGWLLLIGGIVGLLHAIDSRGTDYFWLGVVVAALNIAAGIVVIRHPQGTAEALTMFAALLFLTGGVFRLVGSVVVRGPQFGWTLLQGAFGLLLGLLVLFDWPHSSLYVLGLFFSLALLFDGLGLIAMGVGGRRIVSMVSEQRVTEELPDSPRGDDQKRSKD, encoded by the coding sequence GTGGCCGATCCCGCAACCGAGAGCAGGAGGCTGAGCCGCAGTTTCGGCTGGCTCGCCCTGCTCGGCACGCTTCTCGTCGTGGCCGGCCTCGTCGGTCTCGTCTACACCGGCGTCGCGACGCTGACCTCGATGCTCCTGTTCGGCTGGCTGCTGCTGATCGGCGGCATCGTCGGGCTGCTGCACGCCATCGATTCCCGCGGCACCGACTATTTCTGGCTGGGCGTCGTGGTGGCCGCGCTGAACATCGCCGCCGGAATCGTCGTCATCCGCCACCCGCAGGGCACTGCCGAAGCGCTGACGATGTTCGCCGCACTGCTCTTCCTGACCGGCGGGGTGTTCCGCCTCGTGGGCAGTGTCGTGGTGCGGGGCCCGCAGTTCGGCTGGACGCTGCTGCAAGGAGCCTTCGGCCTGCTGCTGGGACTTCTGGTGCTCTTCGACTGGCCGCACAGCAGCCTCTACGTACTGGGGCTCTTCTTCTCGCTGGCTCTGCTCTTCGACGGGCTCGGTCTGATCGCGATGGGGGTGGGCGGCCGCCGCATCGTCTCGATGGTCTCGGAACAGAGGGTGACCGAAGAGCTGCCCGACTCACCCCGGGGAGACGATCAGAAGCGGTCCAAAGATTGA
- a CDS encoding CDP-alcohol phosphatidyltransferase family protein, which produces MQKPSIAELRPVVHPPGVKDRRSGEHWAGRLYMREISLRIDRHLVNTTVTPNQLTYVMTVAGVLSAPALLVPGIPGALLGVLMVQLYLLLDCVDGEVARWKKQFSLGGVYLDRVGAYLCDAAVLVGFGLRAADLWGTGRIDWLWAFLGTLAALGAILIKAETDLVGVARHQGGLPPVKEAASEPRSSGMALARRAAGALKFHRLILGVEASLVILVAAVLDAVRDDLFFSRLMVAVLAGIALLQTLLHLVSILASSRLK; this is translated from the coding sequence ATGCAAAAGCCATCCATAGCTGAACTCCGTCCGGTCGTGCACCCCCCGGGTGTGAAGGACCGGCGCAGTGGTGAGCACTGGGCGGGTCGGCTCTACATGCGCGAGATCTCGCTGCGCATCGACCGGCACCTGGTGAACACCACGGTCACCCCCAACCAGCTGACCTACGTGATGACGGTCGCGGGCGTGCTCTCCGCGCCGGCCCTGCTCGTTCCGGGCATCCCCGGCGCGCTGCTCGGGGTGCTCATGGTCCAGCTGTACCTGCTGCTCGACTGCGTCGACGGCGAGGTGGCCCGCTGGAAGAAGCAGTTCTCGCTGGGCGGGGTCTACCTGGACCGGGTCGGCGCCTACCTCTGCGACGCGGCCGTGCTGGTCGGCTTCGGCCTGCGCGCCGCCGACCTGTGGGGCACCGGACGGATCGACTGGCTCTGGGCCTTTCTGGGCACGCTCGCGGCCCTCGGCGCCATCCTGATCAAGGCCGAGACCGACCTCGTCGGGGTCGCGCGCCACCAGGGCGGGCTGCCGCCGGTGAAGGAGGCCGCGTCGGAGCCGCGCTCGTCCGGGATGGCGCTCGCCCGCCGGGCCGCGGGCGCGCTCAAGTTCCACCGGCTGATCCTCGGGGTCGAGGCCTCCCTGGTCATCCTGGTGGCGGCCGTCCTCGACGCGGTCCGTGACGACCTGTTCTTCAGCCGTCTCATGGTCGCGGTGCTGGCCGGCATCGCGCTGCTGCAGACGCTCCTGCACCTCGTGTCGATCCTGGCGTCGAGCAGGCTGAAGTGA